ATACCCCCATCTATCAATAGGTGTCCCCGATATTCAACGGGAGGGAAATACACAGGGAGGGCATAGCTTGCCTGAAGCACAGTGAAAAAATCGCCTTCACTGATGGTAACCTGTCGCTTGGTCACAAGGTCCTCTGTCACCACAATGATGGGTATGGGAAGTGTTTCAAGCTGGAGGTCGGAGCCAACAATCGAGGCAACCTTCGCCAGGAAACGGGAGGAGTCAAGCATACCACCGCTCACGGGAAGGGTAAGGTCAAACATGCTCTGGAGATTAACCGAAGTTACGCTTTCAAGAATCTGATCAGGGGAAAGGCCTGCTGCATAGAGAAGTCCTACAATGCTTCCCATTGAGTTGCTTATGATGAAATCAGGGACAATATCCTGCTCCTCCAAGTACTTCAGAACCCCGATATGTGCAAAAGCTCGTGCTGAACCACCGCTTAGTACGAGCCCGACAGGAGAGCGTTCTCCTTGGGTACGTGCAAGTATCCGCTCCCTGAACATTTCATCCCCATAGGAGATGGGTACATCAGAGAGAAGAATATCATCAGCTTCATCAGCAGCCGCAAGGCTTGAAAGCGCCATACAGATCAGCAAAGCCATTATCAGCAACTTCTTGAAAGTCTTCACGATTTCCTCCATGTATGCCTTACTGTAAAGCAAAGAGGTTGAAAAAACAATCTCATGCTACTTTTTTGAAAACGCTGTTGCTTTTTTCAATGGGATTTGATAGCATGAATCTCGCTAACGCCGGCGTGGTGAAATTGGTAGACACGATAGACTCAAAATCTATTGAGCGCAAGCTTGTATCGGTTCAAGTCCGATCGCCGGTAAATAAATTATTATAATACAACGATTTAAGGTGCACAGATGTGCACTTTTATTGTTTTCTGGATGGTTTGACCTCTTCTGATAGTAGTCAGGAGTCCCCGAGATAGGTCCTCACAACCAAATCATCAGACACACAAGTCCAAGTGTATCCAGCCTCACTCAAGGCAAGTTCCAATGCTTCTTGTGCTTTGGTCTCAAATCCAATAAGGACATTTCCTGTATCACTTGCAGCATTTCGGTAGTGAAAAAGACAGATATTCCATCGGTTATCCAGAGCACTAAGGAAGTCTCCAAGTGCGTTGGTCCTCTCAGGAAATTCAATTTCGTAGAAGACCTGGTGCTCTGCTTCGCTGGCCTCCCCTCCTATCATATGACGAAGATGCTCCTTGGCAATGTCATTATCAGAGAAATCAGTACAGGCAAAACCTGCTTCCTTGATGCGTCGCAACAAGAAATGCTTGTCCTCGCTTCCTGCAACAGTTAGTCCAACCAATACATGTGCCATTGAGCGGCGTTGCAATCGATACGAGAACTCCTTAATACCTCTATCCATGACCACTTCCCTGCAAAAGGCATGCAGGGCTCCCGGCTTCTCGGGCATCTGAACTGAGAGCAATGCCTCCTTTCCTGATCCGAGAAGGGTTCTCTCAGCCACCTGTTGAAGCTTTTCGAATGTGATATTCGCCCCTGAACAGATGGCTACCGCATGGGCATCTAAAGGAAGGTCAAATTGCTGGAGCCCTGCAAGGGCCAAGGCACCTGCAGGTTCCAGAATACTTCTCGTCTCCTCAAAAACACCTTTCATGGCGTAACAGATCTGGTCGGTACTGACCGTCATGAAATCATCAACAAGACGGGAAGCAAAGCTGAAAGGAAGAGCCCCTACCTGTTTGACAGCCACACCATCTGCAAAAATACCCACATGGGGAAGAATCACCCGCTGGCCACTGGAAATACTCACAGCGAGACAGTTGCTGTCCTGGGGTTCTACACTAATGATCTGCACATGAGGTCGGAGTGCTTTCACATAGCTGGCAATCCCACTAATAAGGCCCCCTCCCCCTACTCCTACAAATATATGGGTGACCTCACTGAGCTGTTCCATGATCTCCTTGCCTATCGTTCCCTGGCCAGCAATGACCAGAGGATCATCAAAGGGATGAATGAAGGTTCTCCCTGTTTCTACTACCCGCTTTCTGCAGTACTCATAGGTCTCGGAGTAACTATCACCGTACAATTCAATCTTCGCCCCAAAGTTCTGAACTGCATCAACCTTGATGGTTGGAGTGGTCTTGGGCATGATGATCAGGGCATCAATACCAAGCCTTTGAGCGGAGAGGGCAACTCCCTGGGCATGGTTTCCCGCGCTTGCAGCAATGACTCCCCGGCTCTTCTCCTCACTGCTGAGATGGGCAATCTTATTGTAGGCTCCCCTGAGTTTGAAGCTGTGAATGCTCTGCAGATCCTCCCGTT
This sequence is a window from uncultured Sphaerochaeta sp.. Protein-coding genes within it:
- the ilvA gene encoding threonine ammonia-lyase, biosynthetic; amino-acid sequence: MSPIIVDDVVKHILTSKVYDVAIETPLTYASRLSKEKGCSVYLKREDLQSIHSFKLRGAYNKIAHLSSEEKSRGVIAASAGNHAQGVALSAQRLGIDALIIMPKTTPTIKVDAVQNFGAKIELYGDSYSETYEYCRKRVVETGRTFIHPFDDPLVIAGQGTIGKEIMEQLSEVTHIFVGVGGGGLISGIASYVKALRPHVQIISVEPQDSNCLAVSISSGQRVILPHVGIFADGVAVKQVGALPFSFASRLVDDFMTVSTDQICYAMKGVFEETRSILEPAGALALAGLQQFDLPLDAHAVAICSGANITFEKLQQVAERTLLGSGKEALLSVQMPEKPGALHAFCREVVMDRGIKEFSYRLQRRSMAHVLVGLTVAGSEDKHFLLRRIKEAGFACTDFSDNDIAKEHLRHMIGGEASEAEHQVFYEIEFPERTNALGDFLSALDNRWNICLFHYRNAASDTGNVLIGFETKAQEALELALSEAGYTWTCVSDDLVVRTYLGDS